From Musa acuminata AAA Group cultivar baxijiao chromosome BXJ3-8, Cavendish_Baxijiao_AAA, whole genome shotgun sequence, one genomic window encodes:
- the LOC103993149 gene encoding uncharacterized protein LOC103993149 — protein MASSSNPGATGTDAPSISITVERNPPQSRLLELGIKSWPKWGCPPGRFPLKFDAEEMCYLVKGKVTAYIKGSSESVEFGAGDLVIFPKGLSCTWDVSAPVDKYYKFASSSS, from the exons ATGGCCTCAAGCTCAAACCCAGGCGCCACGGGGACTGACGCCCCCTCCATTTCCATCACCGTGGAGAGGAACCCTCCTCAGTCACGCCTGCTGGAACTTGGCATCAAGTCATGGCCCAA GTGGGGTTGCCCTCCGGGGAGGTTCCCTCTAAAGTTTGATGCAGaagagatgtgctatttggtgaagGGGAAGGTGACGGCTTACATCAAGGGTTCCTCCGAGTCCGTGGAGTTCGGCGCTGGTGACCTTGTGATCTTCCCCAAGGGACTTAGTTGCACCTGGGATGTCTCAGCACCGGTCGATAAGTACTACAAGTTTGCTTCGTCCTCCTCTTAA
- the LOC135644797 gene encoding MYB-like transcription factor EOBII, translating into MDGQLGWGTLDNGEWRKGPWTAQEDKLLTEHVSLHGDGKWNSVSKLTGLRRNGKSCRLRWVNYLRPDLKRGNITPQEEIIIQELHALWGNRWSNIARSLPGRTDNEIKNYWRTHFKKSKPSKNVEKARARFLIRQRQEEQGQEEQQHLHQGAQQQQADMRAAMKRAEEAALAEDMEETTYMYSVSCMLQGGGFSGYSSDGSTGDGSWGSLWNLGDVPDDLCAVTALYGERR; encoded by the exons ATGGATGGGCAACTTGGCTGGGGAACTCTCGACAATGGTGAGTGGAGAAAGGGGCCTTGGACTGCCCAAGAGGATAAGCTCCTCACGGAGCATGTCAGTCTCCATGGTGACGGAAAATGGAACTCAGTCTCCAAGTTAACAG GTCTGAGGAGGAATGGGAAGAGTTGTAGGCTTAGGTGGGTGAACTACCTGAGGCCTGACCTTAAGAGAGGGAATATCACTCCACAGGAGGAGATCATCATCCAAGAGCTGCATGCCTTGTGGGGAAACAG GTGGTCTAACATAGCTCGAAGCCTCCCGGGGaggaccgacaacgagatcaagaactactggaggacCCATTTCAAGAAGAGCAAGCCCTCGAAGAACGTAGAGAAGGCGAGAGCGAGATTCCTCATCAGGCAGCGACAGGAGGAGCAAGGGCAGGAGGAACAACAGCATCTGCACCAGGGTGCCCAGCAGCAACAAGCGGACATGAGAGCCGCCATGAAACGGGCGGAGGAAGCCGCGCTAGCGGAAGACATGGAAGAGACGACGTACATGTATTCCGTATCTTGTATGCTGCAAGGTGGCGGCTTTAGTGGCTACTCGAGCGATGGGTCCACCGGGGATGGCTCCTGGGGAAGCCTGTGGAATCTTGGTGACGTGCCAGATGACCTATGTGCAGTGACAGCACTGTATGGAGAGCGTCGAtga